TCACATTCTATTGCGATTAGTCCTATAGGAGTCTATCCGTGTCCTTGTACAAAAGACACTAGCAGAATTCGCTCTGCTGAGCTAGCTGTTTCCCAATTGCTTGGGATCGACCAGCGGATAACATTCATACCCCACATCGTCTGATTTGACTCAGTACGACTTTTGTTGTGTGATACTCTCGAATGCTATCAAAATCTCCCTAGAAAGGAGGTGATCCATCCACAGCTTCCGCTACGGATGCCTTGTTCATGTATTTCCCTATGTCGCCATAAGGCATGGACTATATCTTCATCCTTTTTCTGAAAATTTCTATTTTTCGAGGATGGCAGGAATTTATTATTTCAGCAAATCTTTTTTGAGATTTTGCTAAAACGTACATTCTCCAATATTCAGGATCAACCTTCACGCTTGGATTATGTATTTTCCCTGTTTTTATTTCCAATTCCTCTAAAATAATTTTTATTCTTTGCAATTTTTTCTTATTAGATTGAACTAATTGGATGTAAAATCGTTTATTATTTTTTGGAATTCCGCCTTCAGCATCAAAAAATCCTTTAATATAACAAATCTTTTCTCCGCTAGAATTAAATTTTAGCGGATTAAATTTGAAATCAAGAAATGATGCCAGCGTTTCCAAAACATAAACTGATCTATCCTTCCCTTCTTTGTAAATCCAGGAATTATAGCCAATTTTTTTCAGCAAAGATTTGAGAAATTTAAGCCAATCGGTGCCTTTTTGAGAGAATCTAAATCTCTTGTTGCTACTAAATGTAGCATCATGCAAGGCTCCCAATAAATAAGCTTCGATTTCTTTTTCAGAATGAGGCGCTCGACGTGTAGTCTCTGAGGGGTCAATCCCGATTGATTCGGAACGACTTCCCTGCTGATTGTCTGCACTTGCAACATTATTACTCATATAGTGATAGTATACCACTTAGCTATAAGTAGCGCAAGATTCACAGGTGTTCCAGCATATAGTCAAGTTTTTCTTAAGAATTGCTTCTTAAGGTCGCAACATTTTCATCTACGACTTCACCCCTATTATCGATCCTACCGTGGTCCCTGCTATAAAACAGGATCTTCGGGTATTACCGACTCTCTTGGTGTGACGGGCGGTGAGTACAAGATCCGAGAACGTATTCACCGTGACGTTATGATTCACGATTACTAGAGATTCCGGCTTCAAGGAGTCGAGTTGCAGACTCCTATCCGAACTGAGACTGGTTTTCTGGGATTAGCTCCATCTCGCGACTTGGCAACCCTTTGTAACCAGCCATTGTATCACGTGTGTTGCCCAGGGTGTCAAAGGGCCATGCGGATTTGACGTCATCCCCTCCTTCCTCCCCATACAGAACGCGCTTCGCGCTAGTTTATAAAGTTATAAAGTTGAAAGTTTATAAAGAATTTACTTTAAGAACTTTAAAAACTTTTAACTGCGCATGAAATGCGCTTTGTATGGGGCAGTATCGCGTGACATATATAACACACGAAAGGGGTTGCGCTCGTTTCCCGACTTAACGGAACATCTTACGACACGAGCTGACGACAACCATGCAACACCTGCCTAGCACCCTCTAAGGCTTATCCATTTCTGGATAATGCAGCTAGGTTTCAAACCCTGGTGAGGTTCCTCGCTTACCGACGAATTAAACCACATGATCCACCTCTTGTGCGGATCCCCGTCTATTCCTTTGAGTTTTAAGCTTGCGCTCGTACTTCCCAGGCGGCATACTTAACGCGTTAGCTACGACACTTTGGGGGTCGATTCCCGAAATGCCAAGTATGCATCGTTTAGGGCGTGGACTACTGGGGTATCTAATCCCATTCGCTACCCACGCTTTCGCGGCTCAGCGTCAGAAGTGCGCCAA
The sequence above is a segment of the Parcubacteria group bacterium genome. Coding sequences within it:
- a CDS encoding LAGLIDADG family homing endonuclease; translated protein: MSNNVASADNQQGSRSESIGIDPSETTRRAPHSEKEIEAYLLGALHDATFSSNKRFRFSQKGTDWLKFLKSLLKKIGYNSWIYKEGKDRSVYVLETLASFLDFKFNPLKFNSSGEKICYIKGFFDAEGGIPKNNKRFYIQLVQSNKKKLQRIKIILEELEIKTGKIHNPSVKVDPEYWRMYVLAKSQKRFAEIINSCHPRKIEIFRKRMKI